One genomic window of Phoenix dactylifera cultivar Barhee BC4 chromosome 6, palm_55x_up_171113_PBpolish2nd_filt_p, whole genome shotgun sequence includes the following:
- the LOC120111050 gene encoding heterogeneous nuclear ribonucleoprotein 1-like, which translates to MESDLGKLFIGGISWDTNEDRLREYFESFGDVVEAVIMKDRNTGRARGFGFVVFADPGVAERVVKEKHMIDGRMVEAKKAVPRDDQHILKRNSTNAHGSPAPGRTKKIFVGGLASSVTEADFKNYFDQFGTITDVVVMYDHNTQRPRGFGFITFDSEDAVDKVLVKTFHELNGKMVEVKKAVPKEMSPGPSMRLPIGAYNYGLSRVNSFLNGYTQGYSPSSIGGYGMRMDGRFGALAGGRNGFPSLGPGYGIGMNFEPGMSPNYGGNSNFNNSLSYGRPLSPYYSGNSNRYSSPIGYSGGSGSTGSVFSSMARNLWGNSGLNYTTSSASSNAFMASGSGNLGGFGNSNLNWGGSSSPISAHGVGSGSGYASGSLGYRTGENSFGLGSSNYGRNTGTGSVNPSFTASSNGYEGNYADPYGSSSIYGDTTWRSASLELDGSGPFSYGLGNAPSDGTAKGSADYMGGYNITNRQTNRGIAA; encoded by the exons ATGGAGTCGGATCTTGGAAAACTTTTTATCGGAGGTATTTCTTGGGACACCAATGAAGACCGCCTCCGGGAGTACTTCGAGAGTTTCGGGGACGTGGTGGAGGCCGTCATCATGAAGGACCGGAACACCGGCCGTGCGCGCGGATTCGGGTTCGTCGTGTTTGCGGACCCCGGCGTCGCAGAGAGAGTTGTCAAGGAGAAACACATGATCGATGGCCGGATG GTAGAGGCGAAGAAAGCTGTTCCGAGAGATGACCAGCACATCCTTAAGAGAAACAGCACTAATGCCCATGGTTCTCCAGCTCCTGGTCGCACCAAAAAGATATTTGTTGGAGGCCTGGCTTCCAGTGTAACTGAGGCCGACTTCAAGAATTACTTCGACCAGTTTGGGACTATCACTGATGTTGTTGTTATGTATGATCACAACACACAAAGGCCGAGGGGCTTCGGATTCATTACTTTTGATTCAGAGGATGCTGTGGATAAGGTGCTTGTTAAGACCTTTCATGAGCTCAATGGCAAGATGGTTGAAGTTAAGAAGGCTGTTCCCAAGGAAATGTCCCCAGGGCCAAGCATGCGCTTGCCTATTGGGGCATATAACTATGGTCTGAGCAGGGTCAATAGCTTTCTCAATGGGTACACTCAGGGTTACAGTCCAAGCTCCATAGGTGGCTATGGAATGAGGATGGATGGTAGATTTGGGGCACTAGCTGGTGGGCGTAATGGATTCCCTTCATTGGGTCCTGGCTATGGAATTGGGATGAACTTTGAGCCTGGGATGAGCCCCAACTATGGTGGAAACTCAAATTTCAATAACAGTCTCAGTTATGGACGGCCATTGAGCCCTTACTATAGTGGGAATTCTAATAGATATAGTAGCCCTATTGGCTATAGTGGAGGTAGCGGTAGTACTGGGTCTGTTTTCAGTTCAATGGCCCGTAACTTATGGGGTAATAGTGGCCTTAATTATACTACCAGCTCTGCAAGCTCTAATGCCTTCATGGCATCTGGAAGTGGGAACCTTGGTGGATTTGGTAATAGTAACCTGAATTGGGGAGGTTCCTCTTCTCCTATTTCGGCTCATGGTGTGGGCAGTGGTTCAGGCTATGCTAGTGGGAGTCTGGGTTATAGAACTGGTGAGAATAGCTTTGGTTTGGGTTCCAGCAATTATGGAAGAAACACCGGGACTGGTTCTGTTAATCCCTCCTTCACTGCATCAAGCAATGGATATGAAGGAAACTATGCAGATCCATATGGTAGTAGTTCAATCTATGGAGACACCACTTGGAGGTCTGCATCTTTGGAGCTTGATGGATCTGGTCcattcagttatggactcggcAATGCACCTTCAGATGGCACTGCCAAGGGTTCAGCAGATTATATGGGTGGTTACAATATTACCAATAGACAAACAAATAGAG GAATCGCTGCCTAG